A region from the Pseudomonas cucumis genome encodes:
- a CDS encoding thioredoxin family protein, with product MNTDSLCRPSDIVSPSIVVESELTDFDADQRLLAMSGISLVIFTSVGCASCRFAREQLPRFDLAVDRLCWIDAGSNGGVVERYRVFHLPALFVVRDGEFFGALQSRLTRTALNEAVGQALSRQAEELP from the coding sequence ATGAACACGGACTCCCTGTGTCGGCCATCTGACATCGTTTCTCCCAGTATAGTGGTTGAATCGGAACTGACCGATTTCGACGCCGATCAACGGCTGTTGGCGATGAGCGGCATTTCTCTGGTGATTTTTACCAGCGTCGGCTGCGCCAGTTGCCGTTTTGCCCGTGAGCAGTTGCCCAGGTTCGATCTGGCGGTCGATCGACTGTGCTGGATCGATGCAGGGAGCAATGGCGGGGTGGTCGAGCGTTATCGGGTCTTTCATTTGCCGGCGCTGTTTGTGGTGCGCGACGGTGAGTTCTTCGGGGCACTACAGTCGCGTTTGACCCGCACGGCGCTCAACGAAGCCGTGGGTCAGGCGTTGAGTCGACAAGCAGAGGAGTTGCCATGA